In one Bacteroidales bacterium WCE2004 genomic region, the following are encoded:
- a CDS encoding 3-isopropylmalate dehydratase, small subunit, with translation MKQKFDIIESTCVPLPLENVDTDQIIPARFLKATTRDEKFFGDNLFRDWRYNADGSPKRDFVLNDPRYGGCILVAGKNFGSGSSREHAAWAIAGYGFRVVISSFFADIHKNNELNNFVLPVVVSEAFLAELFDSIAADPAMKVRVDVPAQTVTNLATGRSERFELNAYKKYCLTNALDDIDYLLEQKDKIEAFERKRK, from the coding sequence ATGAAACAGAAATTCGACATCATCGAGAGCACCTGCGTGCCGCTCCCGCTGGAGAACGTAGATACGGACCAGATCATCCCGGCCCGTTTCCTCAAGGCCACGACGCGCGACGAGAAGTTCTTCGGGGACAATCTCTTCCGCGACTGGCGCTACAACGCCGACGGCAGCCCGAAGCGCGACTTCGTCCTGAACGACCCGCGCTACGGCGGCTGCATCCTCGTGGCTGGCAAGAACTTCGGTTCGGGCTCCAGCCGCGAACACGCCGCCTGGGCCATCGCCGGCTACGGCTTCCGCGTGGTGATCTCCAGCTTCTTCGCCGACATCCACAAGAACAACGAACTCAACAACTTCGTGCTGCCTGTGGTGGTCTCGGAGGCGTTCCTGGCCGAGCTTTTCGACAGCATCGCCGCCGATCCTGCGATGAAGGTGCGCGTGGACGTGCCCGCGCAGACGGTGACCAACCTGGCCACGGGCCGCAGCGAGCGTTTCGAGCTCAACGCCTATAAGAAGTATTGTTTAACGAATGCTTTGGATGATATTGACTATCTCCTTGAGCAGAAGGATAAAATAGAAGCCTTTGAAAGAAAGAGAAAATAG
- a CDS encoding (R)-citramalate synthase → MDTTLRDGEQTAGVSFNAHEKLAIAQLLLEELKVDRVEVASARVSQGESEAFRRICAWAAGAGCLDRVEALGFVDGGVSVDWIADAGGRVVNILAKGSLRHLEKQLSKTPEQHAEDIIRVIGHAGTRGLSVNLYLEDWSNGMADSPEYIFGLLERLRFQPIRHVMLPDTLGVLNPWQVETYIAQMRERFPSLCFDFHAHNDYGLAVANTLAAVRAGVHGVHTTVNGLGERCGNAPMAAIVAALKDQLGCEVAVQEGSLTHVCKYVESISGIRIPDNEPVVGENVFTQSSGVHADGDNKADLYANRLLPQRFGRERTYALGKMSGKANIVKNLDKLGIRLTPDQVKLVTQRVVELGDKKEALAAEDLPFIVADVLKTANNATQDNIHIVNYSLQLARGMRPAAVVKVSIHGEEYEAASPGDGQYDAFMKALWIIYDKLGKKHPVLTDYQVTIPPGGKTDALVSAIISWKKGDYEFKTRGIDSDQTEAAIKATVKMLNIIENMDLNQLK, encoded by the coding sequence ATGGATACGACCTTGCGCGACGGCGAGCAGACCGCCGGCGTCTCGTTCAATGCGCACGAGAAGCTGGCGATCGCGCAACTCCTGCTCGAGGAGCTGAAAGTCGACCGCGTGGAGGTGGCGTCCGCCCGCGTGTCCCAGGGCGAAAGCGAGGCCTTCCGGCGCATCTGCGCCTGGGCGGCCGGCGCCGGCTGCCTGGACCGCGTGGAAGCCCTCGGGTTCGTCGACGGAGGCGTCTCCGTGGACTGGATCGCCGACGCCGGCGGCCGCGTGGTCAACATCCTGGCCAAGGGCTCGCTGCGCCATCTGGAGAAGCAGCTGAGCAAGACCCCGGAGCAGCACGCCGAGGACATCATCCGCGTGATCGGCCATGCCGGCACGCGCGGGCTCTCGGTCAACCTCTACCTCGAGGACTGGTCCAACGGGATGGCGGACTCGCCGGAGTACATCTTCGGCCTGCTGGAGCGCCTGCGCTTCCAGCCGATCCGCCACGTCATGCTGCCCGACACCCTGGGCGTGCTCAACCCCTGGCAGGTGGAGACCTACATCGCGCAGATGCGCGAGCGTTTCCCGTCCCTTTGTTTCGACTTCCACGCCCACAACGACTACGGCCTCGCGGTGGCCAACACCCTGGCCGCGGTGCGTGCCGGCGTGCACGGCGTCCATACGACCGTCAACGGTCTGGGCGAGCGCTGCGGCAACGCCCCGATGGCGGCCATCGTGGCCGCCCTCAAGGACCAGCTCGGCTGCGAGGTGGCGGTGCAGGAGGGGAGTCTCACGCACGTGTGCAAATACGTGGAGAGCATCTCCGGCATCCGCATCCCGGACAACGAGCCGGTGGTGGGGGAGAACGTCTTCACGCAGAGCAGCGGCGTGCACGCCGACGGCGACAACAAGGCCGACCTCTACGCCAACCGCCTGCTCCCGCAGCGGTTCGGCCGCGAGCGCACCTACGCCCTGGGCAAGATGAGCGGCAAGGCCAACATCGTCAAGAACCTCGACAAGCTCGGCATTCGCCTCACGCCCGACCAGGTCAAGCTGGTCACGCAGCGCGTCGTGGAGCTGGGTGACAAGAAGGAGGCGCTGGCCGCGGAGGACCTTCCGTTCATCGTGGCCGATGTCCTGAAGACGGCCAACAACGCCACCCAGGACAACATCCACATCGTCAACTATTCGCTCCAGCTCGCGCGCGGCATGCGGCCCGCGGCGGTCGTCAAGGTCAGCATCCACGGCGAGGAGTACGAAGCCGCATCGCCCGGCGACGGCCAGTACGACGCCTTCATGAAGGCCCTCTGGATCATCTACGACAAGCTGGGCAAGAAGCACCCCGTGCTGACGGACTACCAGGTCACCATCCCGCCGGGCGGCAAGACCGACGCCCTCGTGTCCGCGATCATCTCGTGGAAGAAGGGCGACTACGAATTCAAGACCCGCGGCATCGACTCCGACCAGACGGAAGCCGCCATCAAGGCCACGGTCAAGATGCTGAACATCATCGAAAACATGGATTTGAACCAACTGAAATAA
- a CDS encoding acetolactate synthase, large subunit, whose product MGQRLTGAEILLESLIAEGVDTVFGYPGGSIITVYDKLYDYSDRLKHILVRHEQGAIHAAQGYARATGKPGVVIVTSGPGATNVITGVADAMVDSTPVIVIAGQVGNASLGTDAFQETDVVGMTGPIDKWTCQIRKPEEVAPAVAKAFHIASTGRPGPVVLDFTRDAQVGVGWYEYEKCTHIRSYALPAPADEAALDAAAELIDEAERPFVVFGQGVVISGAEEQLKAFLKKGGIPAASTMLGLSALPSDFPYYVGMAGMHGNIASNLMTQQCDVLIAIGMRFSDRVTGVPSHYAPKAKVIHIDVDRTEIGKIIPAEVGILGDAAEVLERLTAKIKFSFHDEWAALARRYDRVETEKVAAPETEPKEGPINMGEVVSRVAEISGRKAIIVTDVGQNQLMGARYSRFAQTRSFISSGGLGTMGFGLPAAIGAKMGAPDREVVLFVGDGGIQMTLQELGTIMQEGTAVKVVLLNNNWLGNVRQWQELFYGERYSQTRLLNPDYALIAQAYGVRYRCVEQRAELEDAVREMLESKEAYILDAHVCEKGMVYPMVPGGRRLDEILLNKDEWYRDGE is encoded by the coding sequence ATGGGGCAGCGTTTGACAGGAGCGGAAATCCTTTTGGAATCCCTCATCGCCGAAGGCGTGGATACGGTTTTCGGCTATCCGGGCGGATCGATCATCACCGTCTACGACAAGTTGTATGATTATTCCGACCGGCTCAAACATATTCTGGTACGCCACGAGCAGGGCGCCATCCACGCCGCGCAGGGCTACGCCCGTGCGACGGGGAAGCCCGGCGTCGTGATCGTGACCTCGGGTCCGGGCGCCACCAACGTCATCACCGGCGTGGCCGACGCGATGGTGGACTCCACGCCCGTGATCGTGATCGCCGGCCAGGTGGGCAACGCCTCCCTGGGCACCGACGCCTTCCAGGAGACCGACGTGGTCGGCATGACCGGCCCGATCGACAAGTGGACCTGCCAGATCCGCAAGCCCGAGGAAGTGGCCCCTGCGGTGGCCAAGGCCTTCCACATCGCCTCCACGGGCCGTCCGGGCCCGGTCGTGCTTGACTTCACGCGCGACGCGCAGGTCGGTGTGGGCTGGTATGAATACGAGAAATGCACGCATATCCGCAGCTACGCCCTGCCTGCGCCCGCCGACGAGGCGGCGCTCGACGCGGCGGCGGAGCTGATCGACGAGGCGGAGCGCCCGTTCGTGGTCTTCGGCCAGGGCGTGGTGATCTCCGGCGCCGAGGAACAGCTCAAGGCCTTCCTGAAGAAGGGCGGCATCCCCGCCGCTTCCACGATGCTGGGCCTGAGCGCCCTGCCGTCTGACTTCCCTTACTATGTCGGCATGGCCGGCATGCACGGCAACATAGCCTCCAACCTGATGACGCAGCAGTGCGACGTGCTCATCGCCATCGGCATGCGGTTCAGCGACCGCGTGACCGGCGTCCCTTCCCACTATGCGCCCAAGGCGAAGGTGATCCACATCGACGTGGACCGCACGGAGATCGGCAAGATCATCCCCGCCGAGGTGGGCATCCTGGGCGACGCCGCCGAGGTGCTGGAGCGCCTGACCGCCAAGATCAAGTTCTCCTTCCACGACGAGTGGGCCGCCCTCGCGCGCCGCTACGACCGTGTGGAGACGGAGAAGGTGGCCGCGCCCGAGACCGAGCCTAAGGAAGGCCCGATCAACATGGGCGAGGTGGTGTCGCGCGTGGCGGAGATTTCCGGCCGCAAGGCCATCATCGTCACCGACGTGGGCCAGAACCAGCTGATGGGCGCGCGCTATTCGCGTTTCGCGCAGACGCGCAGCTTCATCTCCTCCGGCGGCCTCGGCACGATGGGCTTCGGCCTCCCGGCCGCGATCGGCGCCAAGATGGGCGCGCCGGACCGCGAGGTCGTGCTGTTCGTGGGCGACGGCGGTATCCAGATGACGCTCCAGGAGCTCGGCACGATCATGCAGGAGGGCACGGCCGTCAAGGTGGTCCTGCTCAACAACAACTGGCTCGGCAACGTCCGCCAGTGGCAGGAGCTCTTCTACGGCGAGCGCTACTCCCAGACGCGCCTGCTCAACCCCGACTATGCGCTGATCGCGCAGGCCTACGGCGTCCGCTACCGCTGCGTGGAGCAGCGCGCGGAGCTGGAGGACGCCGTGCGCGAGATGCTTGAGAGCAAGGAGGCCTACATCCTCGACGCACACGTGTGCGAGAAGGGCATGGTCTACCCGATGGTCCCCGGCGGACGCCGGCTGGACGAGATCCTGTTGAACAAAGATGAATGGTATCGCGATGGAGAATAG
- a CDS encoding 2-isopropylmalate synthase — translation MDSNRIYIFDTTLRDGEQVPGCQLNTVEKIQVAKALEELGVDVIEAGFPVSSPGDFNSVVEISKAVTWPTVCALSRAVQKDIDAAVEALRYAKHKRIHTGIGTSDSHIRYKFNSTREEILERAVRAVKYARQYVDDVEFYAEDAGRTDNEFLAKVVEAVIKAGATVVNIPDTTGYCLPAEYGAKIKYLVDHVDGIDKAIISTHCHNDLGMATANTMSGLLNGARQCEVTINGVGERAGNTALEEIAMILKSHSDIPLTTNVNTTRIYPVSRMVSSLMNMPVQANKAIVGRNAFAHSSGIHQDGVLKEATTYEIINPKDIGLDDNNIVLTARSGHAALRYRLETLGIKLSDEKLDAFYQEFLKLADKKKQVNDDDLLVLAGAERAAVAHIKLDYLQVTSGKGLKPVASIGLDIAGEKFEGAAQGNGPVDAAINALKTIVHRQMVIKEFTIQNITKGSDDVAKVHMQVEHEGHVYYGFGANTDIVTGSVEAYIDCINKFQN, via the coding sequence ATGGACAGCAACCGGATCTATATTTTTGACACCACCCTGCGCGACGGCGAACAGGTCCCCGGATGCCAGCTCAACACCGTGGAGAAAATCCAGGTGGCGAAGGCGCTGGAGGAACTCGGCGTGGACGTGATCGAGGCCGGCTTCCCGGTCTCCAGCCCCGGCGACTTCAACTCCGTCGTGGAGATCTCCAAGGCCGTGACCTGGCCGACGGTCTGCGCGCTGTCGCGGGCGGTGCAGAAAGACATCGATGCGGCCGTGGAGGCGCTCCGGTATGCCAAGCACAAGCGCATCCACACCGGCATCGGTACTTCCGACTCGCACATCCGCTACAAGTTCAACTCCACGCGTGAGGAGATCCTGGAGCGGGCCGTGCGCGCCGTCAAGTACGCCCGGCAGTACGTCGACGACGTGGAGTTCTACGCCGAAGACGCCGGCCGGACCGACAACGAATTCCTGGCGAAAGTGGTGGAGGCCGTGATCAAGGCCGGCGCCACCGTCGTCAACATCCCGGACACCACGGGCTACTGCCTGCCTGCGGAGTACGGCGCCAAGATCAAATACCTGGTGGACCACGTCGACGGCATCGACAAGGCCATCATCTCCACGCATTGCCACAACGACCTCGGCATGGCCACGGCCAACACGATGTCGGGCCTGCTCAACGGCGCGCGGCAGTGCGAGGTGACGATCAACGGCGTAGGGGAGCGGGCCGGCAACACGGCGCTCGAGGAGATCGCGATGATCCTGAAGAGCCACTCCGACATCCCCCTGACGACCAACGTCAACACCACGCGCATCTACCCGGTGAGCCGGATGGTGTCCAGCCTGATGAACATGCCCGTCCAGGCCAACAAGGCCATCGTGGGCCGCAATGCGTTCGCGCATTCTTCCGGCATCCACCAGGACGGCGTGCTCAAGGAGGCCACCACCTATGAGATCATCAACCCCAAGGACATCGGCCTGGACGACAACAACATCGTCCTGACGGCCCGCAGCGGCCACGCCGCCCTGCGCTACCGCCTGGAGACCCTGGGCATCAAGCTCTCCGACGAGAAGCTGGACGCCTTCTATCAGGAGTTCCTCAAGCTGGCCGACAAGAAGAAGCAGGTCAACGACGACGACCTGCTGGTCCTGGCGGGCGCCGAGCGCGCGGCAGTCGCCCACATCAAGCTGGACTACCTCCAGGTCACGAGCGGCAAGGGCCTCAAGCCCGTCGCCAGCATCGGCCTGGACATCGCCGGCGAGAAGTTCGAGGGCGCGGCCCAGGGCAACGGCCCGGTGGACGCCGCCATCAACGCGCTCAAGACGATCGTCCACCGCCAGATGGTGATCAAGGAATTCACGATCCAGAACATCACCAAGGGTTCCGACGACGTCGCCAAGGTCCATATGCAGGTCGAGCACGAGGGACACGTCTACTACGGTTTCGGTGCCAACACCGACATCGTGACGGGTTCCGTCGAGGCCTATATCGACTGTATCAACAAATTCCAGAACTAG
- a CDS encoding ketol-acid reductoisomerase, with the protein MAKMNFGGVVENVVTRDEFTIEKAREVLKNEVVAVIGYGVQGPGQSLNLKDNGINVIVGQRPGKTYDKAVADGWVPGKTLFSIEEACEKATVIEYLLSDAAQIAQWPVVKKHLTAGKALYFSHGFGITFNDRTGIVPPKDVDVIMVAPKGSGTSVRRLFLQGRGINSSFAVYQDATGRALERTLALGIAIGSGYLFETDFKREVYSDLTGERGTLMGAIQGILSAQYEVLREHGHSPSEAFNETVEELTQSLMPLFAEKGMDWMYANTSTTAQRGALDWMGPFHDATKPVFEKLYNEVACGNEAQRSIDANSKPDYREGLEKELKALRESELWRTGAAVRELRPENK; encoded by the coding sequence ATGGCAAAGATGAATTTCGGCGGAGTGGTCGAGAACGTCGTCACCCGCGATGAGTTTACGATTGAAAAAGCCCGTGAAGTCCTTAAGAACGAGGTCGTCGCCGTGATCGGCTATGGCGTCCAGGGCCCCGGACAGTCCCTGAACCTCAAGGACAACGGCATCAACGTCATCGTTGGCCAGCGCCCCGGCAAGACCTACGACAAGGCTGTCGCGGACGGCTGGGTGCCCGGCAAGACCCTCTTCAGCATCGAGGAGGCCTGCGAGAAGGCGACCGTGATCGAATACCTCCTCTCCGACGCCGCCCAGATCGCTCAGTGGCCCGTGGTCAAGAAGCACCTGACCGCCGGCAAGGCGCTCTATTTCTCCCACGGCTTCGGCATCACCTTCAACGACCGCACCGGCATCGTCCCGCCGAAGGACGTCGACGTGATCATGGTGGCCCCGAAGGGCTCCGGCACCTCCGTGCGCCGTCTGTTCCTGCAGGGCCGCGGCATCAATTCTTCTTTCGCCGTCTACCAGGACGCCACCGGCCGTGCGCTCGAGCGCACCCTGGCCCTCGGTATCGCCATCGGTTCCGGCTACCTCTTCGAGACCGACTTCAAGCGTGAGGTTTACTCCGACCTGACCGGCGAGCGCGGCACCCTGATGGGCGCCATCCAGGGCATCCTGTCCGCCCAGTACGAAGTGCTCCGCGAGCATGGCCACTCTCCGTCGGAGGCCTTCAACGAGACCGTCGAGGAGCTGACCCAGTCCCTGATGCCGCTCTTTGCGGAGAAGGGTATGGACTGGATGTACGCCAACACCTCCACCACGGCCCAGCGCGGCGCGCTCGACTGGATGGGTCCCTTCCACGACGCCACCAAGCCCGTCTTTGAGAAACTGTACAACGAAGTCGCCTGCGGCAACGAGGCCCAGCGCTCCATCGACGCCAATTCCAAGCCGGATTACCGCGAAGGCCTGGAGAAGGAGCTGAAGGCCCTGCGTGAGAGCGAGCTCTGGCGCACCGGCGCCGCCGTCCGCGAACTCCGTCCCGAGAACAAATAG
- a CDS encoding dihydroxyacid dehydratase: MAGARALWMADGMKRSQFGKPVIAIANSFTQFVPGHTHLHEAGQIVKAEIEKLGCFAAEFNTIAVDDGIAMGHDGMLYSLPSRDIIADSVEYMVNAHKADALVCISNCDKITPGMLIAAMRLNIPTIFVSGGPMEAGVLGESKLDLIDAMVKSADPSVSDADVAEIEAHACPTCGSCSGMFTANSMNCLTEAIGLALPGNGTILATHAMRAELFRKAARQIVENAYKYYKDGDESVLPRSIASRAAFLNAMTLDIAMGGSTNTVLHLLAVANEAGADFKMADIDALSRRVPCICKVAPNTARYHIQDVGRAGGIVAILAELAAAGLVDTSLRRVDGLTLAEELDRYSILSPNCTDEAREIYRVAPCGRFNIQLGSQSTFYDSFDTDRAAGCIRDVAHAYTRDGGLAVLFGNIAQDGCIVKTAGVDESIFHFEGPARVFDSQEAACEGILGGKVGSGDVVVITYEGPKGGPGMQEMLYPTSYIKSMHLGKACALLTDGRFSGGTSGLSIGHISPEAASGGNIALVRDGDIITIDIPSRSISVALSSEELAARRREEEARGRKAFTPPFRQRTVSKSLKAYAAMVSSADKGAVRIIED; the protein is encoded by the coding sequence ATGGCCGGAGCCCGCGCGCTGTGGATGGCGGACGGGATGAAGCGGAGCCAGTTCGGCAAGCCGGTCATCGCCATTGCCAATTCCTTTACGCAGTTCGTTCCCGGGCACACCCACCTTCACGAGGCGGGCCAGATCGTCAAGGCCGAGATCGAGAAGCTCGGCTGTTTCGCCGCCGAGTTCAACACCATCGCCGTCGACGACGGCATCGCGATGGGCCATGACGGCATGCTGTATTCTCTCCCTTCCCGCGACATCATCGCGGACAGCGTAGAATATATGGTCAACGCGCACAAGGCGGACGCCCTCGTGTGCATCAGCAACTGCGACAAGATCACTCCGGGCATGCTCATCGCCGCGATGCGGCTCAACATCCCCACCATCTTCGTGTCCGGCGGCCCGATGGAGGCCGGCGTGCTGGGCGAGTCCAAGCTGGACCTGATCGATGCGATGGTCAAGTCCGCCGACCCGTCCGTGAGCGACGCCGACGTGGCCGAGATCGAGGCCCACGCCTGCCCGACCTGCGGCAGCTGCTCGGGCATGTTCACGGCCAACTCGATGAACTGCCTGACCGAGGCCATCGGCCTGGCCCTTCCCGGCAACGGCACCATCCTCGCCACGCACGCGATGCGCGCGGAGCTCTTCCGCAAGGCGGCGCGCCAGATCGTGGAGAATGCCTATAAGTATTATAAGGACGGCGACGAGTCCGTGCTGCCCCGCAGCATCGCCTCGCGCGCGGCGTTCCTCAACGCCATGACGCTCGACATCGCGATGGGTGGCTCCACCAACACGGTGCTTCACCTGCTGGCCGTGGCCAACGAGGCCGGCGCCGACTTCAAGATGGCCGACATCGACGCGCTGTCCCGCCGGGTGCCCTGCATCTGCAAGGTGGCGCCCAATACCGCCAGGTACCACATCCAGGATGTGGGCCGCGCGGGCGGCATCGTGGCGATCCTCGCCGAGCTCGCCGCCGCGGGCCTGGTGGACACCTCGCTGCGCCGCGTGGACGGCCTGACCCTCGCCGAGGAGCTCGACCGCTATTCCATCCTCTCCCCGAACTGCACGGACGAGGCGCGCGAGATCTACCGCGTGGCGCCCTGCGGCCGCTTCAACATCCAGCTCGGCTCGCAGAGCACTTTCTACGACAGCTTTGACACCGACCGCGCCGCGGGCTGCATCCGCGACGTGGCGCACGCCTATACGCGCGACGGCGGCCTCGCCGTCCTCTTCGGCAACATCGCCCAGGACGGCTGCATCGTCAAGACGGCCGGCGTGGACGAGAGCATCTTCCATTTCGAGGGCCCGGCCCGCGTGTTCGACTCCCAGGAGGCGGCCTGCGAGGGCATCCTCGGCGGCAAGGTAGGCAGCGGCGACGTCGTCGTCATCACCTATGAGGGCCCCAAGGGCGGCCCCGGCATGCAGGAAATGCTCTACCCGACTTCGTACATCAAATCGATGCATCTGGGCAAGGCCTGCGCCTTGCTGACGGACGGCCGCTTCAGCGGCGGCACCTCCGGCCTGAGCATCGGCCATATTTCACCCGAAGCGGCCTCCGGCGGCAACATCGCCCTGGTCCGCGACGGAGACATCATCACGATCGACATCCCTTCCCGCAGCATCAGCGTGGCCCTGTCTTCCGAGGAGCTCGCCGCCCGCCGCCGCGAAGAGGAGGCGCGCGGCCGCAAGGCCTTCACGCCGCCTTTCCGCCAGCGCACGGTGTCCAAGAGCCTCAAGGCCTATGCCGCGATGGTCAGCAGCGCGGACAAGGGTGCGGTCAGAATCATTGAAGACTAG
- a CDS encoding 3-isopropylmalate/(R)-2-methylmalate dehydratase large subunit: protein MNTLFDKIWDAHVVSLIEDGPTQLYIDRLYCHEVTSPQAFDGLRARGIKCLRPQQIFCMPDHNTPTHDQDKPIEDPVSKTQVDALARNAAEFGLTHYGMMSPDNGIIHVVGPEKGLSLPGMTIVCGDSHTSTHGAVGAVAFGIGTSEVEMVLASQCILQQKPKSMSIRIDGELGPGVTAKDVALYLMMKLTTSGATGYFVEYRGSAVRSLSMEGRLTLCNLSIEMGARGGFVAPDETTFAYLKGREYAPKGADWDKAVAAWSQLRSGEDAVFDREVVFDAADIQPMITYGTNPGMGIPVTGTVPADAAPKALNYMGFAAGQKLLGHPVDYVFLGACTNGRIEDFRAFASVVKGRRKAAGVTAWLVPGSWAVKRQIEAEGLDKVLAEAGFEVRQPGCSACLAMNDDKIPAGKYAVSTSNRNFEGRQGPGSRTLLASPLTAAAAAVTGVVTDPRVLL, encoded by the coding sequence ATGAACACGCTTTTCGACAAAATCTGGGATGCCCACGTGGTCTCGCTCATCGAGGACGGGCCCACCCAGCTCTATATCGACCGGCTCTATTGCCACGAGGTCACGAGCCCGCAGGCTTTCGACGGCCTGCGCGCCCGCGGAATCAAGTGCCTGCGCCCGCAGCAGATCTTCTGCATGCCGGACCACAACACGCCCACCCACGACCAGGACAAGCCGATCGAGGACCCCGTGTCCAAGACGCAGGTGGACGCGCTGGCGCGCAACGCCGCCGAGTTCGGCCTGACGCACTACGGGATGATGAGCCCGGACAACGGTATCATCCACGTGGTCGGCCCTGAGAAGGGCCTCTCGCTGCCCGGCATGACCATCGTCTGCGGCGACTCGCACACCTCCACGCACGGCGCCGTCGGTGCCGTCGCCTTCGGCATCGGCACGAGCGAAGTGGAGATGGTGCTGGCCTCCCAGTGCATCCTGCAGCAGAAACCCAAGTCGATGAGCATCCGCATCGACGGGGAGCTCGGTCCCGGCGTGACCGCCAAGGACGTGGCGCTCTACCTGATGATGAAGCTCACCACGAGCGGCGCCACGGGCTATTTCGTGGAGTATCGCGGCAGCGCCGTGCGCTCGCTCTCCATGGAGGGCCGCCTGACGCTCTGCAACCTCTCCATCGAGATGGGCGCGCGCGGCGGCTTCGTGGCCCCGGACGAGACCACCTTCGCCTACCTGAAGGGACGTGAATACGCCCCGAAGGGGGCGGACTGGGACAAGGCCGTGGCCGCGTGGAGCCAGCTGCGCAGCGGCGAGGACGCCGTCTTCGACCGCGAAGTGGTCTTCGACGCGGCGGACATCCAGCCGATGATCACCTATGGCACCAACCCGGGCATGGGGATTCCCGTGACCGGAACCGTTCCTGCAGATGCAGCTCCTAAAGCGTTGAACTATATGGGATTCGCTGCTGGGCAGAAATTGCTCGGACATCCCGTCGACTATGTCTTTCTGGGCGCCTGCACCAACGGGCGCATCGAGGACTTCCGCGCCTTCGCCTCCGTGGTGAAGGGCCGCCGCAAGGCAGCGGGCGTGACCGCCTGGCTGGTGCCCGGCTCCTGGGCCGTCAAGCGCCAGATCGAGGCGGAAGGCCTGGACAAGGTGCTCGCCGAGGCGGGCTTCGAGGTCCGGCAGCCCGGCTGCTCGGCCTGCCTGGCGATGAACGACGACAAGATCCCGGCAGGGAAGTATGCCGTCAGTACCAGCAACCGCAATTTCGAGGGCCGTCAGGGCCCGGGTTCCCGCACGCTGCTCGCGAGTCCGCTGACTGCGGCTGCCGCTGCCGTGACGGGTGTAGTAACTGATCCGAGAGTGCTGCTATGA
- a CDS encoding acetolactate synthase, small subunit, whose amino-acid sequence MENSSMYIISVYSENQVGLLSSISNIFTRRGINIESLTVFPSEFPGIHHFTFRAITTERAAQQVVGFIEKKVEVVRAFCFPDNATSSAEHGVMEEYLKNRNQ is encoded by the coding sequence ATGGAGAATAGCAGCATGTATATCATCTCGGTGTACTCCGAGAACCAGGTGGGTCTGTTGAGTTCGATCTCCAACATCTTCACCCGCCGCGGCATCAACATCGAGAGCCTGACGGTGTTCCCGTCGGAGTTCCCGGGCATCCACCACTTCACTTTCCGCGCCATCACCACCGAGCGCGCCGCGCAGCAGGTGGTCGGCTTTATCGAGAAGAAGGTGGAGGTGGTCCGCGCATTCTGTTTCCCGGACAACGCGACGAGTTCCGCGGAACACGGGGTCATGGAAGAATATCTGAAAAATAGAAACCAATAA